The Salvelinus fontinalis isolate EN_2023a chromosome 24, ASM2944872v1, whole genome shotgun sequence genome has a segment encoding these proteins:
- the LOC129822039 gene encoding alpha-actinin-4-like isoform X1 — protein MVDYHASNSQASSGGPAVYMDPREQENDWDRDLLLDPAWEKQQRKTFTAWCNSHLRKAGTQIENIEEDFRDGLKLMLLLEVISGERLPKPERGKMRVHKINNVNKALDYIASKGVKLVSIGAEEIVDGNAKMTLGMIWTIILRFAIQDISVEETSAKEGLLLWCQRKTAPYKNVNVQNFHISWKDGLAFNALIHRHRPELIDYDKLRKDDPLTNLNNAFEVAEKYLDIPKMMDAEDIVGTLRPDEKAIMTYVSCFYHAFSGAQKAETAANRICKVLAVNQENEHLMEDYEKLASDLLDWIRRTIPWLENRAPEKTMAEMQQKLEDFRGYRRVHKPPKVQEKCQLEINFNTLQTKLRLSNRPAFMPSEGRMVSDINGSWHNLEGAEKGYEEWMLNEIRRLERLDHLAEKFRQKATIHESWTDGKEAMLTQKDYETASLSEVKALLRKHEAFESDLAAHQDRVEQIAAIAQELNELDYYDSPRVNARCQKICEQWDALGSLTQSRRESLERTEKQLESIDELYLEYAKRAAPFNNWMEGAMEDLQDMFIVHNIEEIQGLITAHEQFKSTLPEANKEREAIQAIQAEVQKIAQYNGIKLSGGNPYTTITPKTIDNKWDKVEQLVPQRDQALQEELAKQQSNDHLRRKFATQANIVGPWIQTKMEEIGRISIEMNGTLEDQLVNLREYEQSIIEYKPNIDQLEGDHQLIQEALIFDNKYTAYTMEHLRVGWEQLLTTIARTINEIENQILTRDAKGISQEQLHEYRTSFNHFDKDHSGGLMAEEFKACLISLGYDVENNKTKRTGQMDMDNYRALLVATGNSLGDAEFARIMGIVDPNNSGVVTFQAFIDFMSRETTDTDTADQVIASFKILAADKNFIMAEELRRELPPDQAEYCIARMAPYSGPDAKPGALDYMSFSTALYGESDL, from the exons acgtTCACAGCCTGGTGCAACTCCCACCTGAGGAAAGCAGGCACGCAGATTGAGAACATCGAGGAGGACTTCAGGGATGGCCTCAAACTCATGCTCCTGCTGGAGGTCATCTCAG GGGAACGGTTACCTAAGCCCGAGAGAGGCAAGATGAGGGTCCACAAGATCAACAATGTTAACAAAGCGCTGGACTACATTGCCAGCAAAGGGGTCAAGCTGGTGTCCATTGGCGCAGAGG AAATTGTGGATGGCAACGCCAAGATGACCCTGGGAATGATCTGGACAATCATCCTCCGTTTCGCCATCCAGGACATCTCTGTGgaag AGACCTCTGCCAAGGAGGGCCTGCTCCTGTGGTGCCAGAGGAAGACCGCGCCCTACAAAAACGTCAACGTGCAGAACTTCCACATCAG CTGGAAGGATGGCCTTGCCTTCAACGCTCTGATCCACAGACACAGGCCAGAGCTCATTGACTACGACAAGCTAAGGAAG GATGACCCCCTGACCAACCTGAACAATGCCTTTGAGGTGGCTGAGAAGTACCTGGACATCCCCAAGATGATGGACGCTGAAG ACATCGTGGGCACGCTGAGGCCCGACGAGAAGGCCATCATGACCTATGTCTCCTGCTTCTATCACGCCTTCTCTGGCGCCCAGAAG GCTGAGACTGCAGCCAATAGGATCTGCAAGGTGCTGGCTGTCAACCAGGAGAATGAGCACCTCATGGAGGACTACGAGAAGCTGGCTAGTGAC CTGTTGGACTGGATCCGCCGGACCATCCCGTGGCTGGAGAACCGGGCTCCAGAGAAGACCATGGCCGAGATGCAGCAGAAGCTGGAGGACTTCAGGGGCTACCGCCGCGTCCACAAGCCCCCCAAGGTGCAGGAGAAGTGTCAGCTGGAGATCAACTTCAACACCCTGCAGACCAAGCTGAGGCTGAGCAACAGGCCCGCCTTCATGCCCTCCGAGGGACGCATGGTGTCG GATATCAACGGGTCATGGCACAACCTGGAGGGGGCGGAGAAGGGCTACGAGGAGTGGATGCTCAACGAGATCCGTCGCCTGGAGAGACTCGACCACCTGGCCGAGAAGTTCCGTCAGAAAGCCACCATACACGAGTCCTGGACCGATG GTAAGGAGGCCATGCTGACCCAGAAGGACTATGAGACAGCCAGCCTGTCGGAGGTCAAGGCTCTGCTGAGGAAACACGAGGCGTTTGAGTCTGACCTGGCCGCCCACCAGGACCGCGTGGAGCAGATCGCTGCCATCGCACAGGAACTCAA TGAGCTGGACTACTACGACTCCCCCAGGGTGAACGCCCGCTGTCAGAAGATCTGTGAGCAGTGGGATGCCCTGGGGTCTCTCACCCAGAGCCGCAGGGAGTCTCTGGAG AGGACAGAGAAGCAGCTGGAGTCCATTGACGAGCTGTACCTGGAGTACGCCAAGAGGGCGGCACCCTTCAACAACTGGATGGAGGGGGCCATGGAGGACCTGCAGGACATGTTCATCGTTCACAACATCGAAGAGATCCAG GGCCTCATCACAGCCCATGAGCAGTTCAAATCTACCCTCCCCGAGGCCAACAAGGAGCGGGAGGCCATCCAGGCTATTCAGGCGGAGGTGCAGAAGATTGCCCAGTACAACGGCATCAAGCTGAGCGGAGGCAACCCCTACACCACCATCACACCCAAGACTATCGACAACAAGTGGGACAAG GTGGAACAGCTGGTTCCCCAGCGTGACCAGGCCCTGCAGGAGGAGCTGGCCAAGCAGCAGTCCAATGACCACCTGCGCCGCAAGTTTGCCACCCAGGCCAACATCGTCGGGCCCTGGATACAGACCAAAATGGAG gagattGGACGGATATCCATTGAGATGAATGGAACTCTGGAGGACCAGCTGGTGAACCTGAGAGAGTATGAGCAGAGCATCATAGAGTACAAGCCCAACATTGACCAGCTGGAGGGAGACCATCAGCTCATCCAGGAGGCCCTCATCTTCGACAATAAATACACCGCCTACACCATGGAG CACCTGCGGGTGGGCTGGGAGCAGCTACTCACCACCATCGCCCGCACCATCAACGAAATCGAGAACCAGATCCTGACCCGCGACGCCAAGGGCATCAGCCAGGAGCAGCTGCATGAGTACCGCACTTCCTTCAACCACTTTGACAAG GACCACAGCGGGGGCCTGATGGCTGAGGAGTTCAAGGCGTGCCTGATCAGCCTGGGCTACGATGTGGAGAATAACAAAACG AAGCGCACAGGGCAGATGGACATGGACAATTACCGCGCTCTGCTCGTTGCCACTGGAAACAGCCTG GGCGACGCTGAGTTTGCCCGCATCATGGGCATAGTGGACCCCAACAACAGCGGCGTGGTCACCTTCCAGGCCTTCATAGACTTCATGTCCCGGGAGACCACGGACACCGACACAGCCGACCAGGTCATCGCCTCCTTCAAGATCCTGGCTGCAGACAAG aacTTCATTATGGCTGAGGAGCTGAGACGTGAGCTGCCTCCAGACCAGGCGGAGTACTGCATCGCCCGCATGGCGCCTTACTCGGGCCCTGACGCGAAGCCCGGAGCCCTCGACTACATGTCCTTCTCCACCGCCCTCTACGGGGAGAGTGACCTCTAA
- the LOC129822039 gene encoding alpha-actinin-4-like isoform X2: MVDYHASNSQASSGGPAVYMDPREQENDWDRDLLLDPAWEKQQRKTFTAWCNSHLRKAGTQIENIEEDFRDGLKLMLLLEVISGERLPKPERGKMRVHKINNVNKALDYIASKGVKLVSIGAEEIVDGNAKMTLGMIWTIILRFAIQDISVEETSAKEGLLLWCQRKTAPYKNVNVQNFHISWKDGLAFNALIHRHRPELIDYDKLRKDDPLTNLNNAFEVAEKYLDIPKMMDAEDIVNTARPDEKAIMTYVSSFYHAFSGAQKAETAANRICKVLAVNQENEHLMEDYEKLASDLLDWIRRTIPWLENRAPEKTMAEMQQKLEDFRGYRRVHKPPKVQEKCQLEINFNTLQTKLRLSNRPAFMPSEGRMVSDINGSWHNLEGAEKGYEEWMLNEIRRLERLDHLAEKFRQKATIHESWTDGKEAMLTQKDYETASLSEVKALLRKHEAFESDLAAHQDRVEQIAAIAQELNELDYYDSPRVNARCQKICEQWDALGSLTQSRRESLERTEKQLESIDELYLEYAKRAAPFNNWMEGAMEDLQDMFIVHNIEEIQGLITAHEQFKSTLPEANKEREAIQAIQAEVQKIAQYNGIKLSGGNPYTTITPKTIDNKWDKVEQLVPQRDQALQEELAKQQSNDHLRRKFATQANIVGPWIQTKMEEIGRISIEMNGTLEDQLVNLREYEQSIIEYKPNIDQLEGDHQLIQEALIFDNKYTAYTMEHLRVGWEQLLTTIARTINEIENQILTRDAKGISQEQLHEYRTSFNHFDKDHSGGLMAEEFKACLISLGYDVENNKTKRTGQMDMDNYRALLVATGNSLGDAEFARIMGIVDPNNSGVVTFQAFIDFMSRETTDTDTADQVIASFKILAADKNFIMAEELRRELPPDQAEYCIARMAPYSGPDAKPGALDYMSFSTALYGESDL, translated from the exons acgtTCACAGCCTGGTGCAACTCCCACCTGAGGAAAGCAGGCACGCAGATTGAGAACATCGAGGAGGACTTCAGGGATGGCCTCAAACTCATGCTCCTGCTGGAGGTCATCTCAG GGGAACGGTTACCTAAGCCCGAGAGAGGCAAGATGAGGGTCCACAAGATCAACAATGTTAACAAAGCGCTGGACTACATTGCCAGCAAAGGGGTCAAGCTGGTGTCCATTGGCGCAGAGG AAATTGTGGATGGCAACGCCAAGATGACCCTGGGAATGATCTGGACAATCATCCTCCGTTTCGCCATCCAGGACATCTCTGTGgaag AGACCTCTGCCAAGGAGGGCCTGCTCCTGTGGTGCCAGAGGAAGACCGCGCCCTACAAAAACGTCAACGTGCAGAACTTCCACATCAG CTGGAAGGATGGCCTTGCCTTCAACGCTCTGATCCACAGACACAGGCCAGAGCTCATTGACTACGACAAGCTAAGGAAG GATGACCCCCTGACCAACCTGAACAATGCCTTTGAGGTGGCTGAGAAGTACCTGGACATCCCCAAGATGATGGACGCTGAAG ACATTGTGAACACTGCCCGTCCGGATGAGAAAGCCATAATGACCTATGTGTCCAGTTTCTACCATGCCTTCTCTGGAGCCCAGAAG GCTGAGACTGCAGCCAATAGGATCTGCAAGGTGCTGGCTGTCAACCAGGAGAATGAGCACCTCATGGAGGACTACGAGAAGCTGGCTAGTGAC CTGTTGGACTGGATCCGCCGGACCATCCCGTGGCTGGAGAACCGGGCTCCAGAGAAGACCATGGCCGAGATGCAGCAGAAGCTGGAGGACTTCAGGGGCTACCGCCGCGTCCACAAGCCCCCCAAGGTGCAGGAGAAGTGTCAGCTGGAGATCAACTTCAACACCCTGCAGACCAAGCTGAGGCTGAGCAACAGGCCCGCCTTCATGCCCTCCGAGGGACGCATGGTGTCG GATATCAACGGGTCATGGCACAACCTGGAGGGGGCGGAGAAGGGCTACGAGGAGTGGATGCTCAACGAGATCCGTCGCCTGGAGAGACTCGACCACCTGGCCGAGAAGTTCCGTCAGAAAGCCACCATACACGAGTCCTGGACCGATG GTAAGGAGGCCATGCTGACCCAGAAGGACTATGAGACAGCCAGCCTGTCGGAGGTCAAGGCTCTGCTGAGGAAACACGAGGCGTTTGAGTCTGACCTGGCCGCCCACCAGGACCGCGTGGAGCAGATCGCTGCCATCGCACAGGAACTCAA TGAGCTGGACTACTACGACTCCCCCAGGGTGAACGCCCGCTGTCAGAAGATCTGTGAGCAGTGGGATGCCCTGGGGTCTCTCACCCAGAGCCGCAGGGAGTCTCTGGAG AGGACAGAGAAGCAGCTGGAGTCCATTGACGAGCTGTACCTGGAGTACGCCAAGAGGGCGGCACCCTTCAACAACTGGATGGAGGGGGCCATGGAGGACCTGCAGGACATGTTCATCGTTCACAACATCGAAGAGATCCAG GGCCTCATCACAGCCCATGAGCAGTTCAAATCTACCCTCCCCGAGGCCAACAAGGAGCGGGAGGCCATCCAGGCTATTCAGGCGGAGGTGCAGAAGATTGCCCAGTACAACGGCATCAAGCTGAGCGGAGGCAACCCCTACACCACCATCACACCCAAGACTATCGACAACAAGTGGGACAAG GTGGAACAGCTGGTTCCCCAGCGTGACCAGGCCCTGCAGGAGGAGCTGGCCAAGCAGCAGTCCAATGACCACCTGCGCCGCAAGTTTGCCACCCAGGCCAACATCGTCGGGCCCTGGATACAGACCAAAATGGAG gagattGGACGGATATCCATTGAGATGAATGGAACTCTGGAGGACCAGCTGGTGAACCTGAGAGAGTATGAGCAGAGCATCATAGAGTACAAGCCCAACATTGACCAGCTGGAGGGAGACCATCAGCTCATCCAGGAGGCCCTCATCTTCGACAATAAATACACCGCCTACACCATGGAG CACCTGCGGGTGGGCTGGGAGCAGCTACTCACCACCATCGCCCGCACCATCAACGAAATCGAGAACCAGATCCTGACCCGCGACGCCAAGGGCATCAGCCAGGAGCAGCTGCATGAGTACCGCACTTCCTTCAACCACTTTGACAAG GACCACAGCGGGGGCCTGATGGCTGAGGAGTTCAAGGCGTGCCTGATCAGCCTGGGCTACGATGTGGAGAATAACAAAACG AAGCGCACAGGGCAGATGGACATGGACAATTACCGCGCTCTGCTCGTTGCCACTGGAAACAGCCTG GGCGACGCTGAGTTTGCCCGCATCATGGGCATAGTGGACCCCAACAACAGCGGCGTGGTCACCTTCCAGGCCTTCATAGACTTCATGTCCCGGGAGACCACGGACACCGACACAGCCGACCAGGTCATCGCCTCCTTCAAGATCCTGGCTGCAGACAAG aacTTCATTATGGCTGAGGAGCTGAGACGTGAGCTGCCTCCAGACCAGGCGGAGTACTGCATCGCCCGCATGGCGCCTTACTCGGGCCCTGACGCGAAGCCCGGAGCCCTCGACTACATGTCCTTCTCCACCGCCCTCTACGGGGAGAGTGACCTCTAA
- the LOC129822039 gene encoding alpha-actinin-4-like isoform X5, translating into MVDYHASNSQASSGGPAVYMDPREQENDWDRDLLLDPAWEKQQRKTFTAWCNSHLRKAGTQIENIEEDFRDGLKLMLLLEVISGERLPKPERGKMRVHKINNVNKALDYIASKGVKLVSIGAEEIVDGNAKMTLGMIWTIILRFAIQDISVEETSAKEGLLLWCQRKTAPYKNVNVQNFHISWKDGLAFNALIHRHRPELIDYDKLRKDDPLTNLNNAFEVAEKYLDIPKMMDAEDIVGTLRPDEKAIMTYVSCFYHAFSGAQKAETAANRICKVLAVNQENEHLMEDYEKLASDLLDWIRRTIPWLENRAPEKTMAEMQQKLEDFRGYRRVHKPPKVQEKCQLEINFNTLQTKLRLSNRPAFMPSEGRMVSDINGSWHNLEGAEKGYEEWMLNEIRRLERLDHLAEKFRQKATIHESWTDGKEAMLTQKDYETASLSEVKALLRKHEAFESDLAAHQDRVEQIAAIAQELNELDYYDSPRVNARCQKICEQWDALGSLTQSRRESLERTEKQLESIDELYLEYAKRAAPFNNWMEGAMEDLQDMFIVHNIEEIQGLITAHEQFKSTLPEANKEREAIQAIQAEVQKIAQYNGIKLSGGNPYTTITPKTIDNKWDKVEQLVPQRDQALQEELAKQQSNDHLRRKFATQANIVGPWIQTKMEEIGRISIEMNGTLEDQLVNLREYEQSIIEYKPNIDQLEGDHQLIQEALIFDNKYTAYTMEHLRVGWEQLLTTIARTINEIENQILTRDAKGISQEQLHEYRTSFNHFDKKRTGQMDMDNYRALLVATGNSLGDAEFARIMGIVDPNNSGVVTFQAFIDFMSRETTDTDTADQVIASFKILAADKNFIMAEELRRELPPDQAEYCIARMAPYSGPDAKPGALDYMSFSTALYGESDL; encoded by the exons acgtTCACAGCCTGGTGCAACTCCCACCTGAGGAAAGCAGGCACGCAGATTGAGAACATCGAGGAGGACTTCAGGGATGGCCTCAAACTCATGCTCCTGCTGGAGGTCATCTCAG GGGAACGGTTACCTAAGCCCGAGAGAGGCAAGATGAGGGTCCACAAGATCAACAATGTTAACAAAGCGCTGGACTACATTGCCAGCAAAGGGGTCAAGCTGGTGTCCATTGGCGCAGAGG AAATTGTGGATGGCAACGCCAAGATGACCCTGGGAATGATCTGGACAATCATCCTCCGTTTCGCCATCCAGGACATCTCTGTGgaag AGACCTCTGCCAAGGAGGGCCTGCTCCTGTGGTGCCAGAGGAAGACCGCGCCCTACAAAAACGTCAACGTGCAGAACTTCCACATCAG CTGGAAGGATGGCCTTGCCTTCAACGCTCTGATCCACAGACACAGGCCAGAGCTCATTGACTACGACAAGCTAAGGAAG GATGACCCCCTGACCAACCTGAACAATGCCTTTGAGGTGGCTGAGAAGTACCTGGACATCCCCAAGATGATGGACGCTGAAG ACATCGTGGGCACGCTGAGGCCCGACGAGAAGGCCATCATGACCTATGTCTCCTGCTTCTATCACGCCTTCTCTGGCGCCCAGAAG GCTGAGACTGCAGCCAATAGGATCTGCAAGGTGCTGGCTGTCAACCAGGAGAATGAGCACCTCATGGAGGACTACGAGAAGCTGGCTAGTGAC CTGTTGGACTGGATCCGCCGGACCATCCCGTGGCTGGAGAACCGGGCTCCAGAGAAGACCATGGCCGAGATGCAGCAGAAGCTGGAGGACTTCAGGGGCTACCGCCGCGTCCACAAGCCCCCCAAGGTGCAGGAGAAGTGTCAGCTGGAGATCAACTTCAACACCCTGCAGACCAAGCTGAGGCTGAGCAACAGGCCCGCCTTCATGCCCTCCGAGGGACGCATGGTGTCG GATATCAACGGGTCATGGCACAACCTGGAGGGGGCGGAGAAGGGCTACGAGGAGTGGATGCTCAACGAGATCCGTCGCCTGGAGAGACTCGACCACCTGGCCGAGAAGTTCCGTCAGAAAGCCACCATACACGAGTCCTGGACCGATG GTAAGGAGGCCATGCTGACCCAGAAGGACTATGAGACAGCCAGCCTGTCGGAGGTCAAGGCTCTGCTGAGGAAACACGAGGCGTTTGAGTCTGACCTGGCCGCCCACCAGGACCGCGTGGAGCAGATCGCTGCCATCGCACAGGAACTCAA TGAGCTGGACTACTACGACTCCCCCAGGGTGAACGCCCGCTGTCAGAAGATCTGTGAGCAGTGGGATGCCCTGGGGTCTCTCACCCAGAGCCGCAGGGAGTCTCTGGAG AGGACAGAGAAGCAGCTGGAGTCCATTGACGAGCTGTACCTGGAGTACGCCAAGAGGGCGGCACCCTTCAACAACTGGATGGAGGGGGCCATGGAGGACCTGCAGGACATGTTCATCGTTCACAACATCGAAGAGATCCAG GGCCTCATCACAGCCCATGAGCAGTTCAAATCTACCCTCCCCGAGGCCAACAAGGAGCGGGAGGCCATCCAGGCTATTCAGGCGGAGGTGCAGAAGATTGCCCAGTACAACGGCATCAAGCTGAGCGGAGGCAACCCCTACACCACCATCACACCCAAGACTATCGACAACAAGTGGGACAAG GTGGAACAGCTGGTTCCCCAGCGTGACCAGGCCCTGCAGGAGGAGCTGGCCAAGCAGCAGTCCAATGACCACCTGCGCCGCAAGTTTGCCACCCAGGCCAACATCGTCGGGCCCTGGATACAGACCAAAATGGAG gagattGGACGGATATCCATTGAGATGAATGGAACTCTGGAGGACCAGCTGGTGAACCTGAGAGAGTATGAGCAGAGCATCATAGAGTACAAGCCCAACATTGACCAGCTGGAGGGAGACCATCAGCTCATCCAGGAGGCCCTCATCTTCGACAATAAATACACCGCCTACACCATGGAG CACCTGCGGGTGGGCTGGGAGCAGCTACTCACCACCATCGCCCGCACCATCAACGAAATCGAGAACCAGATCCTGACCCGCGACGCCAAGGGCATCAGCCAGGAGCAGCTGCATGAGTACCGCACTTCCTTCAACCACTTTGACAAG AAGCGCACAGGGCAGATGGACATGGACAATTACCGCGCTCTGCTCGTTGCCACTGGAAACAGCCTG GGCGACGCTGAGTTTGCCCGCATCATGGGCATAGTGGACCCCAACAACAGCGGCGTGGTCACCTTCCAGGCCTTCATAGACTTCATGTCCCGGGAGACCACGGACACCGACACAGCCGACCAGGTCATCGCCTCCTTCAAGATCCTGGCTGCAGACAAG aacTTCATTATGGCTGAGGAGCTGAGACGTGAGCTGCCTCCAGACCAGGCGGAGTACTGCATCGCCCGCATGGCGCCTTACTCGGGCCCTGACGCGAAGCCCGGAGCCCTCGACTACATGTCCTTCTCCACCGCCCTCTACGGGGAGAGTGACCTCTAA
- the LOC129822039 gene encoding alpha-actinin-4-like isoform X3, with protein sequence MVDYHASNSQASSGGPAVYMDPREQENDWDRDLLLDPAWEKQQRKTFTAWCNSHLRKAGTQIENIEEDFRDGLKLMLLLEVISGERLPKPERGKMRVHKINNVNKALDYIASKGVKLVSIGAEEIVDGNAKMTLGMIWTIILRFAIQDISVEETSAKEGLLLWCQRKTAPYKNVNVQNFHISWKDGLAFNALIHRHRPELIDYDKLRKDDPLTNLNNAFEVAEKYLDIPKMMDAEDIVGTLRPDEKAIMTYVSCFYHAFSGAQKAETAANRICKVLAVNQENEHLMEDYEKLASDLLDWIRRTIPWLENRAPEKTMAEMQQKLEDFRGYRRVHKPPKVQEKCQLEINFNTLQTKLRLSNRPAFMPSEGRMVSDINGSWHNLEGAEKGYEEWMLNEIRRLERLDHLAEKFRQKATIHESWTDGKEAMLTQKDYETASLSEVKALLRKHEAFESDLAAHQDRVEQIAAIAQELNELDYYDSPRVNARCQKICEQWDALGSLTQSRRESLERTEKQLESIDELYLEYAKRAAPFNNWMEGAMEDLQDMFIVHNIEEIQGLITAHEQFKSTLPEANKEREAIQAIQAEVQKIAQYNGIKLSGGNPYTTITPKTIDNKWDKVEQLVPQRDQALQEELAKQQSNDHLRRKFATQANIVGPWIQTKMEEIGRISIEMNGTLEDQLVNLREYEQSIIEYKPNIDQLEGDHQLIQEALIFDNKYTAYTMEHLRVGWEQLLTTIARTINEIENQILTRDAKGISQEQLHEYRTSFNHFDKDHSGGLMAEEFKACLISLGYDVENNKTGDAEFARIMGIVDPNNSGVVTFQAFIDFMSRETTDTDTADQVIASFKILAADKNFIMAEELRRELPPDQAEYCIARMAPYSGPDAKPGALDYMSFSTALYGESDL encoded by the exons acgtTCACAGCCTGGTGCAACTCCCACCTGAGGAAAGCAGGCACGCAGATTGAGAACATCGAGGAGGACTTCAGGGATGGCCTCAAACTCATGCTCCTGCTGGAGGTCATCTCAG GGGAACGGTTACCTAAGCCCGAGAGAGGCAAGATGAGGGTCCACAAGATCAACAATGTTAACAAAGCGCTGGACTACATTGCCAGCAAAGGGGTCAAGCTGGTGTCCATTGGCGCAGAGG AAATTGTGGATGGCAACGCCAAGATGACCCTGGGAATGATCTGGACAATCATCCTCCGTTTCGCCATCCAGGACATCTCTGTGgaag AGACCTCTGCCAAGGAGGGCCTGCTCCTGTGGTGCCAGAGGAAGACCGCGCCCTACAAAAACGTCAACGTGCAGAACTTCCACATCAG CTGGAAGGATGGCCTTGCCTTCAACGCTCTGATCCACAGACACAGGCCAGAGCTCATTGACTACGACAAGCTAAGGAAG GATGACCCCCTGACCAACCTGAACAATGCCTTTGAGGTGGCTGAGAAGTACCTGGACATCCCCAAGATGATGGACGCTGAAG ACATCGTGGGCACGCTGAGGCCCGACGAGAAGGCCATCATGACCTATGTCTCCTGCTTCTATCACGCCTTCTCTGGCGCCCAGAAG GCTGAGACTGCAGCCAATAGGATCTGCAAGGTGCTGGCTGTCAACCAGGAGAATGAGCACCTCATGGAGGACTACGAGAAGCTGGCTAGTGAC CTGTTGGACTGGATCCGCCGGACCATCCCGTGGCTGGAGAACCGGGCTCCAGAGAAGACCATGGCCGAGATGCAGCAGAAGCTGGAGGACTTCAGGGGCTACCGCCGCGTCCACAAGCCCCCCAAGGTGCAGGAGAAGTGTCAGCTGGAGATCAACTTCAACACCCTGCAGACCAAGCTGAGGCTGAGCAACAGGCCCGCCTTCATGCCCTCCGAGGGACGCATGGTGTCG GATATCAACGGGTCATGGCACAACCTGGAGGGGGCGGAGAAGGGCTACGAGGAGTGGATGCTCAACGAGATCCGTCGCCTGGAGAGACTCGACCACCTGGCCGAGAAGTTCCGTCAGAAAGCCACCATACACGAGTCCTGGACCGATG GTAAGGAGGCCATGCTGACCCAGAAGGACTATGAGACAGCCAGCCTGTCGGAGGTCAAGGCTCTGCTGAGGAAACACGAGGCGTTTGAGTCTGACCTGGCCGCCCACCAGGACCGCGTGGAGCAGATCGCTGCCATCGCACAGGAACTCAA TGAGCTGGACTACTACGACTCCCCCAGGGTGAACGCCCGCTGTCAGAAGATCTGTGAGCAGTGGGATGCCCTGGGGTCTCTCACCCAGAGCCGCAGGGAGTCTCTGGAG AGGACAGAGAAGCAGCTGGAGTCCATTGACGAGCTGTACCTGGAGTACGCCAAGAGGGCGGCACCCTTCAACAACTGGATGGAGGGGGCCATGGAGGACCTGCAGGACATGTTCATCGTTCACAACATCGAAGAGATCCAG GGCCTCATCACAGCCCATGAGCAGTTCAAATCTACCCTCCCCGAGGCCAACAAGGAGCGGGAGGCCATCCAGGCTATTCAGGCGGAGGTGCAGAAGATTGCCCAGTACAACGGCATCAAGCTGAGCGGAGGCAACCCCTACACCACCATCACACCCAAGACTATCGACAACAAGTGGGACAAG GTGGAACAGCTGGTTCCCCAGCGTGACCAGGCCCTGCAGGAGGAGCTGGCCAAGCAGCAGTCCAATGACCACCTGCGCCGCAAGTTTGCCACCCAGGCCAACATCGTCGGGCCCTGGATACAGACCAAAATGGAG gagattGGACGGATATCCATTGAGATGAATGGAACTCTGGAGGACCAGCTGGTGAACCTGAGAGAGTATGAGCAGAGCATCATAGAGTACAAGCCCAACATTGACCAGCTGGAGGGAGACCATCAGCTCATCCAGGAGGCCCTCATCTTCGACAATAAATACACCGCCTACACCATGGAG CACCTGCGGGTGGGCTGGGAGCAGCTACTCACCACCATCGCCCGCACCATCAACGAAATCGAGAACCAGATCCTGACCCGCGACGCCAAGGGCATCAGCCAGGAGCAGCTGCATGAGTACCGCACTTCCTTCAACCACTTTGACAAG GACCACAGCGGGGGCCTGATGGCTGAGGAGTTCAAGGCGTGCCTGATCAGCCTGGGCTACGATGTGGAGAATAACAAAACG GGCGACGCTGAGTTTGCCCGCATCATGGGCATAGTGGACCCCAACAACAGCGGCGTGGTCACCTTCCAGGCCTTCATAGACTTCATGTCCCGGGAGACCACGGACACCGACACAGCCGACCAGGTCATCGCCTCCTTCAAGATCCTGGCTGCAGACAAG aacTTCATTATGGCTGAGGAGCTGAGACGTGAGCTGCCTCCAGACCAGGCGGAGTACTGCATCGCCCGCATGGCGCCTTACTCGGGCCCTGACGCGAAGCCCGGAGCCCTCGACTACATGTCCTTCTCCACCGCCCTCTACGGGGAGAGTGACCTCTAA